TTTTTTCCCACACTTTGACAAATCAAATTCTATGCCTGAAGTCCCAGTCACCATTGTTAAACATGCAGTTGATTGTAAAATAGTTTGGTCATTTTAATTCAAGGAAGTTCGTGCATGAACACTTCTTTTTTACATAGTTTGACATAATTTTGTCGCTTTGatcgaataaaaataaaaaaaaaaactatctctGAACGAAAAATGGAGCAGATAGGGTTTATGTtaagaaactataaaaataatatgtcgATGACAGACAAGgtctaaacaataaaaaaagaagaacaacaaaaaagttgaaacacGATCAAACTTTACACAGAAGAGCAAACGATACAATTACCCAAACAGAAACGGGGTTAGGTTGAACCAATCTGTTCGTGGTGAAAGTGCATCCTaggtaagggggagggttgggatcccgctgacatgtttaaccccgccacattatgtatgtatgtgcctggtTCAAGTCAGGAACccgtacttcagtggttgtcgtttgcttgtgtgctacatatttgtttttcgttcattttttaaaataaataaggccgttagatttgtttgaattgttttacattgtcatttcggggccttttatgacAATGCTAtattggctttgttcattgttgagggccatacgatgacctatagactatagttgttaatttttgtgtcattttggtctcttgtggagagttgtctcattggcaatcataccacatcttcttttctatattttcaCGGAAACTCATGCCTCTATCAGAAACCATTAGAAATTCATTGTGAGATTATAGGAACAAAAGAATAACTTCATGATATTGAGCTATCCATTTATGAATCATTCTTGGACATTATATTGAGCTTCCCTTTCATTTACAGTTGATCCTTTGACATGATATTGTTAATTATTGTTATGCTTTGACTTGTCCTACTACACTAATATGTGTGTTTACTTTTAACATCTGTCGTACATGTATTGCCAAACTAAATGAAGTGTACAAGTCTGATGCTAAATCTGGTGTAATAACTTATAACTTACGGGAATTTTTCTTTATCTCCGTGATAAGCTATACTGCATAAGCCAGCGCGTACTCCATCATATTCAGCAACAAATATTCGATCATACAGTTCCTGAGGTCGACCCTTACTGGTCACTCTAGTGAATTCTATAACCTTTGGAATactgaaatatttataattgcATTGGAAATTGTAAATTCGGTGCGTTTTCCgtgaaaatacaaaacatttgacaaaaaCGAAGCTGATTGTTCTGTTTTGTATTTAGGTTTATTGGGTTGTTAATAATAATACTCCTTTCCTAATTGTGAGGTCAACTTGAAATTAATATTCAAAAACTGATGTTTTGAGAGTTAGAAGTGTACTAATCAGTTTGCACACCCGTAGTCAGGGTGTTCGAGGGGTTCGTACAACCCCCCTTTTCCCCCTGAAAAAATAATACGTACTGTTGAATACGACGTTCTGTTTGAATGTTTACAACTGTTAAAAGTTGAGTATGATTATATCGAACACCCTTGAAAATTCCTTGCTACGGGCCTGGTTTGTGATATGAATGCAATGAGCATACCATGATGTTGTACCATACTGCATACCGTAATTTTAAATGgcatattttgaacattttaaaataattacattagatgtatgtttcattataatactttattctgattggctaactgcacgcCACTTGtgattccgtaagcagttgcattgctcaatacaacttttcattaaattaatgataacacgtggtccaacaataaagtgcacaggtgaattaaataaaaaaatatataaaattcgtgttttcataatcatagcttaaaaatgtaattataagtattgaatgcttctatttgtaactttatagggttgtaaaagcgttgaccgtgcgcacatttttaatatgaagggcttccgcgcttcatacaaaatgtacttcgtcaacgcttttacaccccaataaatttacaaaaagaagcattcaattcttaaataaatttacaaaaagaagcatgcaATACTTAAATGAAATATATCATATGATATCAATACAAACacttacatgtatttcatttaaaTGCTTACATGCTCCCACAAATTGCACATGTATGGTGTAAAAATGGTGTAAGCGTGAATAATCAAGTATTTAGGTAGAAGTTTTCTGAATTTTTACCATCTTTCATAGTGTAAAATAATATCTTCTCtccttaacaattttttttataacttttgatGTGTGGATTGGTTTGATTCGGTCCTTTTTCCTTTTGAGGGTTAGTACGTTTACATCAattcatactttttattaaacaaaagcCAGACAACGCACATGCGCCATGACTACATAATATACATACATtatgtgtaaaaaaatataacaaaacatagTACAACTAGAGGCACAACTATGCTTAGTGTCAGGACGTTTTATTGTAATGAACTgattgaaataagtttttttaagTCCAAACTAACGAAAATATATTCCCATTcccactataaaaaaaaagccacCCTGTTGATGACGTTTTACTTTAAATCATTCGCGATTTCACGATATAGTATCTCCCTAAACAGTGCCCAAATTTTGTACTATGTTCTATTTGAATGTATAATATATACGTAGATGCTATATTTGTGAACTGCAAAATTCCTAAAAAGATTGAACTTGATTCAcgctatgataaaaaaaaatgtgtgtactAACAGATCAAAGAGTCTAGTTCAAAAGTTTACATGCATAATATAAGAATTTATACCTCGATTCCTTTGTTGCATGAACGATTTTGTCAGTGAAAGCTTCTGTTGATAAATGTGCATAAAAGCTGCAGTCTTCATGTGTATCCATCATTTTACGTATTTTGATTGGACCATTATTGTATAGTACTTCTTCGACAGGCGGTACGGTATAAAATGGTTGCTGAGTAACGACTGCCATGAGtgattgttttttctttttgcCTATATCAAATTAAGAGAAAATGTGTAAAATGTAGATGGCATACAAGAGGAAAAtcgagaataaaaaaaataactaacatttccttttacatttacattttcatttacatgtttattttaattaccaaattgaaatgaataTGAGTTTGACATTGTGGTATACTCTCTATCATTTTAATGGTCATTATAAAGTTATGTGGGATAACCGTGTGTGATGCCCCGTAAGATAACATTTGTATTGTAACCATGGACAATAGAAGGACATTTAAACAATTGATTAGCACTCAGACAGTACCAAATAATCAAATTAGTCAGATGTTAGTTTAATGAaacatattttgatgtgaaacAATGAAATTAATCTCAAAATCCCTAAAGAGATTTTACTTTTCCCTGAAACACGACAAGACACAGAGACATAATATTAtaaagttgttaacttctgtgcgATTCCGGTTTTTGATGGAGAGTTGCTCCATTGCTAATCATCATAcaacatctcttttttttttacaattacaaatatttttaccaaatacaatgtacaatgtagtgATAATGAACATAACAATCTGTCATATAGCAGCTAGAAAACGGTATTCTATCTACATGTATCTGTAATGTCTACTCCGACTAGAACACTGCATGCCTGTCATTCGAAATACCTCAGGTAAACACGTTTTTCTAGTATCGATTTTGGGTTATATATCATCTGTCATGTTTTGTGTTTAATATTGAGAAGTTAATGGCACTTCTATATTTATGTAACACGAATGTATGAAGTGTGACGACCTAGATTTCATGTTCTAGATGAACAGataatatttatatagattatcCATATGATACTTACAAGTAATTCGTTATGTACTTGTTCTCCTGTCTTACACTGCTATATTAACCACTACCTCTGTCCGAAGTGTCATGTGTACACCATGTACATAGTTTATAACCTTTTTAATGTCTATTCATTCTACACACTTATACATATTTGCTCAAATACATGTTGTAAATATTGCCACtggtatttaaaaatgaaatacaatgaaCTAAATGGCACAGTAAATAAGTTGGTGAATAACACATAATATTAAATGTCACATTACGCGTGGTCAACCTTGTCATTGATCGATCAATTAATGAATGAATTGTTTCCCTTAGGAAGtaagaatagagaatggaaacggtggatgtgtcaaagagataacagcctgaccaaagagcagaaaacagctcaagatcaccaatgggtcttcgcaGATAGAA
This sequence is a window from Mytilus edulis chromosome 1, xbMytEdul2.2, whole genome shotgun sequence. Protein-coding genes within it:
- the LOC139489670 gene encoding uncharacterized protein isoform X1 — protein: MFIITTLYIVFGKKKKQSLMAVVTQQPFYTVPPVEEVLYNNGPIKIRKMMDTHEDCSFYAHLSTEAFTDKIVHATKESSIPKVIEFTRVTSKGRPQELYDRIFVAEYDGVRAGLCSIAYHGDKEKFPERSSDVVPDFDCCDLCGLLCLDSATTEKNVPVGYCYIECICVDGKFRGKGIGKVLMDVVETDAKRNHNCKTMYLWVVSTNRALNLYSRQGYVVTENKTCCLRCMLGVKKASRMDKPL